In Sphingobacteriales bacterium, a single genomic region encodes these proteins:
- a CDS encoding potassium channel protein, which produces MVKVFGFLYNPIYRHFIIFIKPLLFAVVLIILSLIMATGGYMIIEGYTLLEAWYMAVITFATVGFMEVRPLSDAGRLFTSFIILFNVFNFTYTVSVITFFISEGKLEKIFLNLNMDHKISKLYHHTIICGCGKYGSEIAQQLINQGLPFVVIDNQPETFKVFENQPQVLYMVGDVTHDEVLLEAGIERASALVSSLNDDTGNVYVVLTARQLNPHLRIVSRGVDEKSERKLRRAGANYVIMPDKIGGFYMASLVANPQAVEFFHVVSNDEAATIHFEDLPHGALPPSLCNKTIRDLEIRNRTGANVIGIKTPESTYIVNPEPDTPLRPGMHLIVLGHREQVQRFKNLIAEHS; this is translated from the coding sequence ATGGTTAAAGTATTTGGTTTTTTATACAATCCTATTTACCGGCATTTTATCATCTTCATCAAGCCGCTTTTATTTGCCGTAGTGCTTATCATACTTTCTTTGATTATGGCTACCGGAGGCTATATGATTATTGAAGGTTATACACTTTTGGAGGCTTGGTATATGGCAGTTATTACCTTTGCTACGGTGGGTTTTATGGAGGTGCGCCCGCTTTCCGATGCCGGACGCTTGTTTACTTCTTTCATTATTTTGTTCAATGTTTTTAATTTTACCTATACCGTTTCTGTGATTACTTTTTTTATTTCGGAAGGAAAATTAGAAAAGATTTTTTTAAATTTGAATATGGATCATAAAATATCAAAGCTATATCATCATACTATTATTTGCGGGTGCGGCAAATATGGCAGCGAAATCGCCCAGCAGCTTATTAATCAGGGTTTACCCTTTGTGGTGATAGATAATCAGCCGGAGACGTTCAAAGTTTTTGAAAATCAGCCGCAGGTATTGTATATGGTGGGCGATGTAACACACGACGAGGTGCTGTTGGAAGCGGGTATTGAACGGGCAAGTGCTTTGGTAAGTTCGCTCAACGACGACACGGGCAATGTATATGTGGTACTTACTGCCCGCCAACTCAATCCGCATTTGCGCATTGTGAGTAGGGGAGTAGATGAAAAATCGGAGCGAAAATTGCGGCGTGCGGGAGCTAACTATGTCATTATGCCCGACAAAATCGGCGGTTTCTATATGGCTTCGTTGGTGGCAAACCCACAGGCGGTAGAGTTTTTTCATGTAGTAAGCAACGATGAAGCCGCTACTATTCACTTTGAAGATTTGCCACATGGAGCTTTGCCGCCTTCTTTGTGCAACAAAACCATTCGTGATTTGGAAATCCGCAACCGTACCGGAGCCAATGTTATTGGTATCAAAACCCCCGAAAGCACCTATATCGTCAATCCCGAACCGGATACGCCATTGCGACCGGGTATGCACTTGATTGTATTGGGGCATCGTGAGCAAGTACAACGTTTTAAAAATTTAATCGCCGAACATAGTTAG
- a CDS encoding tetratricopeptide repeat protein encodes MSKVKDQQHTPPHHEETLIDEVIDVEELQGKSEKFIHDNQRTVSIAVGALLLVAAIYFYFTRVYLPKQETAAQNDMFMAQQYFAKDSFQLALNGDGNSPGFLDIIDDYSGYTKAANLAHYYAGISSLQLKDFDGAIDHLRGFKGKDKIVGAMALGATGDAYAEKGDMSEAVSYYRKAASYNANEFTTPMFLMKAAMALESQKNYKEALNIYENLRDKYPTTTQGKDADKYISRVSAML; translated from the coding sequence ATGTCAAAAGTAAAAGATCAGCAGCACACGCCGCCGCATCACGAAGAAACCCTCATAGATGAAGTAATAGATGTAGAAGAGTTACAGGGTAAGAGCGAAAAATTTATCCACGATAATCAACGCACGGTATCTATTGCTGTGGGTGCGCTTTTGCTGGTAGCTGCTATTTATTTTTATTTCACGCGCGTATATTTGCCCAAGCAGGAAACCGCCGCCCAAAACGATATGTTTATGGCGCAGCAATATTTTGCCAAAGATTCTTTCCAATTAGCACTCAACGGTGATGGCAACAGTCCGGGATTTTTGGATATTATTGATGATTACAGTGGCTACACCAAAGCGGCAAATCTGGCACATTATTATGCCGGTATCAGTAGCCTCCAACTCAAAGATTTTGACGGAGCAATAGACCACTTGCGCGGTTTTAAAGGAAAAGATAAAATCGTGGGAGCAATGGCACTCGGAGCTACGGGCGATGCTTATGCCGAAAAAGGCGATATGAGCGAAGCAGTGAGCTATTATCGCAAAGCGGCATCTTATAATGCTAACGAATTTACTACGCCGATGTTTCTGATGAAAGCGGCAATGGCGTTGGAGTCGCAAAAAAACTATAAAGAAGCCCTGAATATTTACGAAAACCTCCGCGACAAATACCCGACTACTACACAAGGCAAAGATGCCGACAAATATATTTCGCGCGTAAGTGCAATGTTGTAG
- a CDS encoding 6,7-dimethyl-8-ribityllumazine synthase translates to MASTQHNLSEHSLSPAEQALAPALKIAIAVAEWNPEVTMALLQGCRDTLLHYGVAEAHIFVEQVPGSYELPLACHWLFQRHQADAVVALGCVVTGETRHDEYINSAVSQSLMMLNLRHQIPFIFGLLTPQNQQQALDRAGGKHGNKGVEAAITAIKMAALHKKMFLDSGRKLGY, encoded by the coding sequence ATGGCAAGCACTCAACACAATTTATCAGAGCATAGCCTCAGCCCCGCCGAACAAGCCCTTGCACCTGCGCTCAAAATCGCCATTGCCGTAGCCGAGTGGAATCCCGAAGTGACGATGGCTTTGCTGCAAGGCTGCCGCGACACACTGCTGCATTATGGCGTTGCCGAAGCCCATATTTTTGTGGAGCAAGTGCCGGGTAGCTACGAGTTGCCGCTGGCTTGTCATTGGCTGTTTCAAAGGCATCAAGCCGATGCGGTGGTGGCATTGGGCTGTGTAGTTACCGGCGAAACCCGCCACGACGAATACATCAACAGTGCGGTATCTCAAAGCCTGATGATGCTCAATTTGCGGCATCAGATACCTTTTATTTTTGGGCTTTTAACGCCGCAAAACCAACAACAAGCCCTCGACCGCGCGGGCGGAAAACACGGCAACAAAGGCGTAGAAGCAGCCATCACTGCCATTAAAATGGCAGCACTGCACAAAAAAATGTTTTTGGATTCGGGCAGAAAATTAGGATATTGA
- a CDS encoding RNA-binding protein yields MMTLYVANFADDTDDFELEALFAQYGEVIHCRLARHHRTQAALGYAFVSFDAPYDAERAERELNGFRWNGRILQVRPAEAKKS; encoded by the coding sequence ATGATGACTTTATACGTTGCCAACTTTGCTGACGATACAGACGACTTTGAATTGGAAGCTCTCTTTGCCCAATATGGCGAAGTGATACACTGCCGTCTGGCGCGTCATCACCGCACACAGGCGGCTCTGGGTTATGCTTTTGTCTCCTTTGATGCGCCCTACGATGCCGAGCGTGCCGAGCGCGAACTCAACGGCTTTCGCTGGAACGGGAGAATATTGCAGGTGCGTCCTGCCGAAGCCAAAAAATCGTAA
- a CDS encoding MarR family transcriptional regulator, producing the protein MKTESVWQHAVFQSDTQKAYFNVLFTAFQLKARVYKAIKGFGITHEQYYVLRILQAAQPYPLRLNAITARMLESNSNTTRIMDKLLAKKLVLKEHAEQDRRELQISITEKGSGLVAHIEELVFGDAQTWTALNETEAHLLNQILDKMRNVKG; encoded by the coding sequence ATGAAAACAGAAAGTGTATGGCAACACGCCGTTTTTCAAAGCGACACCCAAAAAGCATATTTCAATGTGCTGTTTACGGCGTTTCAGTTGAAGGCGCGTGTGTATAAAGCCATCAAAGGTTTCGGTATTACCCACGAACAATATTATGTGTTGCGTATTTTGCAGGCGGCACAGCCTTATCCTTTGCGCCTCAACGCCATCACTGCCCGCATGTTGGAATCCAACTCCAATACCACCCGAATTATGGATAAACTTCTTGCCAAAAAATTGGTACTCAAAGAACACGCCGAACAAGACCGCCGCGAACTACAGATTTCTATTACCGAAAAAGGCAGCGGTTTGGTGGCGCATATTGAAGAATTGGTATTTGGCGATGCGCAAACTTGGACGGCTCTCAACGAAACAGAAGCGCATTTGCTCAATCAGATATTGGATAAAATGAGGAATGTAAAAGGCTGA
- a CDS encoding L-serine ammonia-lyase has protein sequence MAAYSIFDIIKVGVGPSSSHTMGPWQAALNCMASFTQSHHLAGVCALRVHLYGSLAKTGKGHGTDVAVLMGLSGEDYRSIDTSHIPVLLGRIQQDRQIQLFKKHRIVFDPNTDIVFHFNESLPQHPNALSFEIHTIDEQIHRFTYYSVGGGFVVQEGEIAAAQSEASFHLPYPIEHAYEIEQYCTQNNWHIADLVLRNEWAWRSPETVDAQLSELWQHMKHCIWRGCHTNGVLSGGLQVVRRAAHLNEKLLEGKRFDDVEMWLAHIRTLRPSFQQVLKWVSCAALAVNEENAAFGRIVTAPTNGAAGVLPAVLFYYYCFVEGSNEEQIKRFLLVAGEIGSIFKKRATISAAMGGCQAEIGVSSAMAAAALAACCGGTVSQALMAAEIAMEHHLGLTCDPIAGLVQIPCIERNSMGAVKAITAANIALESNPKLAKVSLDAVIKTMWETALDMNHKYKETAEGGLAVNIPVNVSEC, from the coding sequence ATGGCAGCATACAGCATTTTTGATATTATAAAAGTAGGCGTAGGACCCTCCAGTTCGCACACGATGGGTCCCTGGCAGGCAGCGTTGAACTGCATGGCTTCTTTTACACAATCGCATCATTTAGCCGGTGTATGTGCCTTGCGCGTACATCTTTACGGCTCACTCGCCAAAACCGGCAAAGGTCACGGTACTGATGTAGCCGTATTGATGGGTTTGAGTGGCGAGGATTATCGCAGTATTGATACTTCGCATATTCCTGTGTTGTTGGGGCGCATTCAGCAAGACCGCCAAATTCAATTATTCAAAAAACACCGCATCGTTTTTGACCCGAATACTGATATTGTTTTTCATTTCAACGAATCTTTGCCCCAGCATCCCAACGCTTTAAGTTTTGAAATTCATACCATTGATGAGCAAATACATCGTTTTACTTATTATTCGGTGGGCGGCGGCTTTGTGGTGCAAGAAGGCGAAATAGCTGCTGCACAGAGCGAAGCGTCTTTTCATTTGCCCTACCCTATTGAGCACGCCTACGAAATAGAGCAGTATTGCACCCAAAACAACTGGCACATCGCCGACTTAGTGCTCCGCAATGAGTGGGCGTGGCGCAGCCCCGAAACAGTAGATGCTCAGTTGTCGGAACTATGGCAACACATGAAACACTGTATTTGGCGCGGCTGCCACACCAACGGTGTTTTGAGTGGAGGTTTACAGGTGGTACGCCGCGCTGCCCATCTCAACGAAAAACTATTGGAAGGCAAGCGTTTTGATGATGTGGAAATGTGGCTGGCGCATATACGCACGCTGCGCCCTTCGTTTCAGCAGGTACTTAAATGGGTGAGTTGTGCGGCATTGGCGGTCAATGAAGAAAATGCGGCTTTCGGGCGTATCGTCACTGCTCCTACCAACGGAGCGGCGGGTGTGCTGCCGGCGGTGCTGTTTTATTATTATTGCTTTGTGGAGGGCAGTAATGAAGAACAGATAAAGCGTTTTTTGTTGGTAGCTGGCGAAATAGGGAGTATTTTTAAAAAACGCGCTACCATATCGGCGGCGATGGGGGGCTGTCAGGCAGAAATCGGTGTATCTTCGGCGATGGCGGCGGCGGCATTGGCTGCCTGTTGCGGCGGTACGGTGTCGCAGGCACTGATGGCTGCCGAAATAGCGATGGAGCATCATTTGGGGCTTACCTGCGACCCCATTGCGGGTTTGGTTCAAATTCCCTGCATCGAACGCAACTCTATGGGTGCTGTAAAAGCGATTACTGCCGCCAATATAGCCTTGGAAAGCAACCCGAAACTCGCAAAGGTTTCTTTAGATGCCGTCATAAAAACGATGTGGGAAACAGCTTTGGATATGAACCACAAATACAAAGAAACCGCCGAAGGCGGTTTGGCGGTGAATATTCCGGTAAATGTGAGTGAGTGTTAA